One stretch of Actinacidiphila sp. DG2A-62 DNA includes these proteins:
- a CDS encoding AAA family ATPase, translating to MARLLADRPADTLTIGHMARHLGHSHGAVRNAALTLVRRGEADQGGTGQPQFRANAKTAAAAQTAVISPPGTHPPRAPTAAARTTVPATATPRQTGPIRRAGGQLYHPRELADLPDVEALNRLRDADVPVLLYGPPGTGKTSLVEAAFPDLLTVAGDGDTTVGDLIGEYTQDDAGAYVFQYGPLVTAMTEGRALLIDDATLISPKVLAALYPAMDGRRQIQVKAHKGETIKAEPGFYVVAGHNPGVHGAVLTEALASRFSVQIKIGTDYDLALALRIDARVVRVARHLSRQVELGELGWAPQLRELLSYQKTEAVLGTRAALANLVGIAPAEDRDAVADAVIKAVGVKEVAPLTLGKQLPAAAVRQPPGSTGSAHRGRSR from the coding sequence GTGGCCCGACTGCTGGCCGACCGGCCGGCGGACACGCTCACCATCGGGCACATGGCCAGGCATCTGGGCCACTCCCACGGCGCCGTCCGCAACGCCGCCCTCACCCTGGTGCGACGCGGCGAGGCCGACCAAGGCGGAACCGGGCAACCGCAGTTCCGCGCGAACGCGAAAACCGCCGCAGCAGCGCAGACCGCTGTGATCAGCCCACCGGGCACCCACCCTCCCCGCGCCCCGACAGCCGCGGCTCGCACGACCGTTCCCGCAACAGCCACGCCCAGGCAGACCGGCCCGATCCGCCGCGCGGGGGGCCAGCTCTACCACCCCCGGGAGCTTGCCGATCTGCCCGACGTCGAAGCGTTGAATCGCTTGCGCGACGCCGACGTGCCGGTGCTGCTCTACGGCCCTCCGGGCACCGGCAAGACGAGTCTGGTCGAAGCGGCGTTCCCGGACCTACTCACCGTCGCCGGTGACGGCGACACCACGGTCGGCGACTTGATCGGCGAGTACACACAGGACGACGCGGGAGCCTACGTCTTCCAGTACGGTCCGCTGGTCACCGCGATGACCGAGGGCCGCGCCCTGCTGATCGACGATGCCACCTTGATCTCACCGAAAGTCCTGGCGGCGCTGTATCCCGCGATGGACGGGCGCAGGCAGATCCAGGTCAAGGCCCACAAGGGCGAGACCATCAAGGCCGAGCCGGGCTTCTACGTAGTGGCGGGCCACAACCCCGGCGTCCACGGGGCGGTGTTGACGGAGGCGCTCGCGAGCCGGTTCAGCGTGCAGATCAAGATCGGCACGGACTATGACCTCGCCCTGGCGCTGAGGATCGATGCCCGGGTGGTCCGAGTCGCCCGACACCTCTCCCGCCAAGTCGAACTCGGCGAGCTGGGCTGGGCCCCCCAACTGCGAGAGCTGCTGAGCTACCAGAAGACCGAGGCCGTCCTCGGCACCAGAGCCGCACTCGCGAACCTCGTCGGCATCGCTCCTGCGGAGGACCGCGACGCCGTCGCCGACGCTGTCATCAAGGCTGTCGGCGTCAAGGAGGTCGCGCCCCTCACCCTCGGCAAGCAGCTCCCCGCCGCAGCCGTCCGGCAGCCCCCGGGCAGCACCGGCTCCGCGCACCGGGGCCGCTCGCGATGA